One part of the Lapillicoccus jejuensis genome encodes these proteins:
- a CDS encoding S-methyl-5'-thioadenosine phosphorylase, producing the protein MTTTTPTARRVTGSEPLAEIGLIGGSGFYEFFTDAERVSVATPFGEPSDDVVVGEVDGRRVAFLARHGQGHRFPPHRVNYRANLWALRALGVRQVLAPCAVGSLRPELGPGTLVVPDQVVDRTWGRAHTVYDEPGPVVHVPFADPYCPRGRAAVVGAAEEAGLPHAADGTLVVVNGPRFSSRAESRWHQAAGWSVVGMTGMPEASVARELALCFTTVALVTDLDAGVEGDAGVTHAEVMEVFAANIERLKAVLRATVPRLPEAEDDAAATCGCRRVLDGLTLPVDLP; encoded by the coding sequence ATGACGACGACGACGCCCACCGCCCGCCGGGTCACCGGGTCCGAGCCACTGGCCGAGATCGGCCTCATCGGCGGCTCGGGTTTCTACGAGTTCTTCACCGACGCCGAGCGGGTGTCGGTGGCGACGCCGTTCGGGGAGCCGAGCGACGACGTCGTCGTCGGCGAGGTCGACGGCCGTCGGGTCGCCTTCCTCGCCCGGCACGGGCAGGGCCACCGCTTCCCGCCGCACCGGGTCAACTACCGGGCCAACCTCTGGGCGCTGCGGGCGCTCGGCGTCCGGCAGGTCCTCGCCCCGTGCGCCGTCGGGTCGCTGCGCCCCGAGCTCGGGCCCGGCACCCTCGTCGTCCCCGACCAGGTGGTCGACCGCACCTGGGGCCGCGCCCACACGGTGTACGACGAGCCCGGCCCCGTCGTGCACGTCCCGTTCGCCGACCCCTACTGCCCCCGGGGCCGGGCGGCGGTCGTCGGCGCGGCCGAGGAGGCGGGTCTGCCGCACGCCGCCGACGGCACGCTCGTCGTGGTCAACGGCCCCCGCTTCTCCTCCCGCGCGGAGAGCCGCTGGCACCAGGCCGCGGGCTGGAGCGTCGTCGGCATGACCGGGATGCCGGAGGCGTCGGTGGCCCGCGAGCTGGCGCTGTGCTTCACCACCGTCGCGCTCGTCACCGACCTCGACGCCGGGGTGGAGGGCGACGCGGGGGTCACCCACGCCGAGGTCATGGAGGTCTTCGCGGCCAACATCGAGCGGCTCAAGGCCGTGCTGCGGGCGACGGTGCCGCGCCTGCCGGAGGCCGAGGACGACGCGGCCGCGACCTGCGGCTGCCGCCGGGTGCTCGACGGCCTCACCCTGCCCGTCGACCTGCCCTGA
- a CDS encoding GNAT family N-acetyltransferase, with the protein MTPVVRRLTADDADRAGALGQEAFGPWPAGTATPVVDADGRRPWGAFDGDVLLAKATARPYESWWHGTPVATTGIAGVAVAAEARGGGLLDALFAAVLAEAAEHGEVLSTLYPTAPGIYRRFGYETVTSLDEVELSVASLARVPAPAGVAVRRATLADVPTVRRLYDAWAACQHGPLRRSGPSFPATDEELLASATGLSLALDGDEPVGFALWQRGAGYDAAAVGLTVRDLVALTPEAAAALWRVAGSFASVSGAVRLRTSGSLASDPVRRVLPGSPGRLVDSRPYMLRVSDVAAALTLAARASGWSGRARLAVTGDPAGQDGTYVVTAGGAERTDGPADVVVHPRGLALAFAGVAAARTLREDGLVSGPGDDAVDAFVDGLAGRAPVHVRDYF; encoded by the coding sequence GTGACCCCCGTCGTCCGCCGGCTCACCGCCGACGACGCGGACCGGGCCGGCGCGCTCGGGCAGGAGGCCTTCGGCCCGTGGCCGGCCGGCACCGCCACCCCCGTCGTCGACGCCGACGGCCGGCGTCCGTGGGGCGCCTTCGACGGCGACGTCCTGCTGGCCAAGGCCACCGCCCGGCCGTACGAGTCGTGGTGGCACGGCACCCCGGTCGCGACGACGGGCATCGCCGGTGTCGCCGTGGCCGCCGAGGCCCGCGGCGGCGGGCTGCTCGACGCGCTCTTCGCGGCGGTGCTCGCCGAGGCGGCCGAGCACGGCGAGGTGCTCTCGACGCTCTACCCCACCGCACCGGGCATCTACCGGCGCTTCGGCTACGAGACCGTGACCAGCCTCGACGAGGTCGAGCTGTCGGTCGCGTCGCTCGCGCGGGTGCCGGCTCCCGCCGGGGTCGCCGTACGGCGCGCGACCCTCGCCGACGTGCCCACGGTGCGTCGCCTGTACGACGCCTGGGCCGCCTGTCAGCACGGACCGCTGCGGCGCTCCGGGCCGTCCTTCCCCGCCACCGACGAGGAGCTGCTCGCCTCCGCCACCGGCCTCTCGCTGGCGCTCGACGGCGACGAGCCGGTCGGGTTCGCGCTCTGGCAGCGCGGCGCGGGGTACGACGCCGCCGCCGTCGGTCTCACCGTGCGCGACCTCGTGGCGCTGACCCCCGAGGCCGCGGCCGCGCTCTGGCGGGTCGCGGGCTCGTTCGCCTCGGTCTCCGGGGCGGTGCGGCTGCGCACGTCGGGGTCGCTCGCGAGCGACCCCGTGCGGCGCGTGCTGCCCGGCAGCCCCGGGCGGCTCGTGGACAGCCGGCCCTACATGCTGCGGGTGAGCGACGTGGCCGCGGCACTCACGCTCGCCGCGCGCGCGTCCGGGTGGTCGGGTCGGGCCCGGCTGGCCGTGACGGGCGACCCGGCCGGGCAGGACGGGACGTACGTCGTCACCGCCGGGGGCGCCGAGCGCACCGACGGCCCGGCGGACGTGGTCGTCCACCCGCGCGGGCTGGCCCTGGCCTTCGCCGGGGTGGCCGCGGCGCGGACGCTGCGCGAGGACGGGCTGGTGTCCGGACCCGGCGACGACGCCGTCGACGCGTTCGTCGACGGGCTGGCCGGTCGGGCACCGGTCCACGTGCGCGACTACTTCTGA
- a CDS encoding FmdB family zinc ribbon protein encodes MPTYAYSCTECGHAFDAVQSFTDDALTTCPECGGRLRKVYGSIGVTFKGSGFYRTDSRSSGSNGKPGGDKPSSGSSDAGKKDSSGTSSTGSSSGSTGSSSTSSSSSASSGSSSSSSSSTAS; translated from the coding sequence GTGCCCACCTACGCCTACTCCTGCACCGAGTGCGGCCACGCCTTCGACGCCGTGCAGTCCTTCACCGACGACGCCCTCACGACGTGCCCGGAGTGCGGCGGCCGGCTGCGCAAGGTCTACGGCTCGATCGGGGTCACCTTCAAGGGGTCCGGGTTCTACCGGACCGACTCGCGCAGCTCGGGCTCGAACGGGAAGCCCGGCGGCGACAAGCCGTCCTCCGGCTCGTCCGACGCCGGCAAGAAGGACTCCTCGGGCACGTCGTCCACGGGCTCGTCCTCCGGGTCCACCGGGTCCTCGAGCACCTCGTCCTCGTCGAGCGCGTCCTCCGGCTCGTCGTCGAGCTCCTCCTCGAGCACCGCCTCCTGA
- a CDS encoding potassium/proton antiporter: MTTTVFSLDDLTRSLLIGSVVLLVAVVAVRLSVRSGVPALLLFLAIGLGIGESGLGIRFDDDALTQVLGYAALVLILAEGGVTTRWSGVRRSVAPAAVLSTVGVVVSVGVVGVAAHYVLHLDWSVAFLVGAILSSTDAAAVFSVLRTVPLPRRLSGLLEAESGFNDAPVVILVVSLAGLTVPTAAHHPWWFLLLEAVGELVGGAAVGLLLGWGGASFLRRAAGASSGLFAIGVLATAVLAYAVADSVHTSGFIAAYLCALVLGNVDLPHRAAVHGFASALGTIAQIGLFVLLGLLASPSALLERVPTAIVIGLVLLLVARPLSVLVSLTPFRVPWRDQVFLSWAGLRGAVPVVLATVPTTVGTPGTGWVFDLVFVLVVIFTLLQAPTLPWLARRLDVAESVQQVALQVETTPLERMHADVVQVTVGEASRMHGVEVFELRLPRGATVTLVVRDGEALAPTPRTTLRRGDQLLIVTTAAARAATEARVRAVDRGGRLAGWA; encoded by the coding sequence GTGACCACGACCGTCTTCTCCCTCGACGACCTCACCCGCTCGCTGCTCATCGGATCGGTCGTCCTGCTCGTCGCCGTCGTCGCCGTCCGGCTGTCGGTGCGCTCCGGCGTGCCCGCCCTCCTGCTCTTCCTCGCCATCGGTCTCGGCATCGGCGAGAGCGGCCTCGGCATCCGCTTCGACGACGACGCCCTCACCCAGGTCCTCGGGTACGCCGCGCTCGTCCTCATCCTCGCCGAGGGCGGGGTGACGACCCGCTGGTCGGGGGTACGACGCTCCGTCGCGCCCGCCGCGGTCCTCTCCACCGTGGGGGTGGTCGTCTCGGTCGGCGTGGTGGGCGTCGCCGCGCACTACGTCCTGCACCTGGACTGGTCGGTCGCGTTCCTCGTCGGCGCCATCCTGTCCTCGACCGACGCCGCCGCCGTCTTCTCGGTGCTGCGCACGGTGCCGCTGCCGCGGCGGCTCTCGGGGCTGCTCGAGGCCGAGTCCGGGTTCAACGACGCCCCGGTCGTCATCCTCGTCGTCTCGCTCGCCGGGCTCACCGTCCCGACCGCGGCGCACCACCCGTGGTGGTTCCTCCTGCTCGAGGCCGTGGGCGAGCTGGTCGGCGGGGCCGCCGTGGGGCTGCTGCTCGGCTGGGGCGGCGCGTCATTCCTGCGGCGGGCGGCGGGGGCCTCCAGCGGCCTGTTCGCGATCGGGGTGCTCGCCACCGCGGTGCTCGCGTACGCCGTCGCCGACTCCGTCCACACGAGCGGGTTCATCGCGGCCTACCTGTGCGCCCTCGTCCTCGGCAACGTCGACCTGCCGCACCGCGCGGCCGTGCACGGCTTCGCCTCCGCGCTCGGCACCATCGCCCAGATCGGGCTCTTCGTGCTGCTCGGGCTGCTCGCCTCGCCGTCCGCCCTGCTCGAGCGGGTGCCGACGGCGATCGTCATCGGCCTCGTCCTGCTGCTCGTCGCCCGGCCGCTGTCGGTGCTCGTCTCGCTCACGCCGTTCCGGGTGCCGTGGCGCGACCAGGTGTTCCTCTCGTGGGCGGGGCTGCGGGGCGCCGTACCGGTCGTGCTCGCGACCGTCCCGACGACGGTCGGCACCCCCGGGACGGGGTGGGTCTTCGACCTCGTCTTCGTCCTCGTCGTCATCTTCACCCTGCTGCAGGCGCCGACCCTGCCGTGGCTGGCCCGGCGGCTCGACGTCGCCGAGTCGGTCCAGCAGGTCGCGCTCCAGGTGGAGACGACACCGCTGGAGCGGATGCACGCCGACGTCGTCCAGGTGACGGTGGGCGAGGCCTCGCGGATGCACGGGGTCGAGGTCTTCGAGCTGCGGCTGCCGCGCGGGGCGACGGTGACCCTCGTCGTCCGCGACGGTGAGGCGCTGGCGCCGACGCCGCGCACCACGCTGCGGCGCGGCGACCAGCTGCTCATCGTCACCACCGCGGCGGCCCGTGCCGCGACCGAGGCGCGGGTGCGGGCCGTCGACCGCGGAGGCCGGCTCGCGGGGTGGGCCTGA